A genomic window from Salvia splendens isolate huo1 chromosome 11, SspV2, whole genome shotgun sequence includes:
- the LOC121754415 gene encoding uncharacterized protein LOC121754415: MGKKAWAKKVKGEKSTAHRREETPEAQPPVEARPPNPPSPAPVPQAPTMISLDAMAEFLRLQDPIRDWTAALAGFSQIRGAEDVTRGAPSEPNVQSMVQPTISIPIFAEILPERKSPSVTVLPESSETPQQSDSMEVDHISAHYDSDSDEREARKSREQGSLQGDDEPEKTPAAGTVSQGTAREEIDLDETAKKQGLMTDDEFQAILDRVNQREDDTATMVEDLNLTSRAVEKDEEGRAGEKEPESVNPQTEAGKNDVHVEAEETEARPEVPNPVAPPVTKLKAVKRKLVLKGEPEASWPKPQRRAQEHRREQSDSEYAVSEESESDIDISLENEECCEQQLPHDHRELSGGGDRIEVAEQGTGNSP, translated from the exons ATGGGAAAGAAAGCTTGGGCGAAGAAAGTAAAGGGCGAGAAATCTACTGCTCACCGCAGGGAAGAAACCCCAGAAGCGCAACCGCCCGTGGAAGCGCGACCTCCGAACCCGCCATCTCCGGCGCCAGTTCCTCAGGCGCCGACGATGATTTCTTTAGACGCCATGGCGGAGTTTCTGCGACTACAAGACCCTATTCGGGACTGGACAGCGGCGTTGGCCGGTTTCAGTCAAATAAGGGGAGCAGAGGACGTGACCAGAGGAGCCCCATCTGAACCGAATGTGCAATCCATGGTACAACCAACTATTTCCATTCCGATTTTTGCCGAAATTTTACCAGAAAGAAAATCTCCATCGGTAACCGTACTGCCAGAATCTTCGGAAACTCCACAACAAAGTGATTCGATGGAGGTTGACCACATATCCGCCCATTACGATTCCGACTCAGATGAACGTGAAGCGAGGAAGAGCAGGGAACAGGGGAGCCTACAGGGAGACGATGAACCAGAGAAAACGCCGGCGGCGGGGACCGTTTCTCAAGGGACGGCGAGGGAAGAGATAGATTTAGATGAGACGGCCAAGAAACAAGGCCTAATGACGGATGACGAATTCCAGGCGATTTTGGATAGAGTAAACCAGAGGGAAGATGATACTGCCACGATGGTTGAGGATCTAAACCTCACATCTAGGGCAGTAGAAAAAGATGAAGAAGGCAGGGCAGGAGAGAAAGAGCCAGAGTCAGTGAACCCCCAGACAGAGGCGGGGAAGAATGATGTGCATGTGGAAGCAgaagaaacagaagcaagacCAGAAGTACCCAACCCAGTGGCACCACCGGTGACGAAACTGAAGGccgtcaagaggaagttggtgttgaagggcgaaCCTGAGGCTAGTTGGCCaaagccgcaaagg cgagcccaggaacaccggagggaaCAAAGTGATAGTGAATACGCTGTCAGTGAAGAGTCAGAATCGGACATCGATATTTCCTTAGAAAATGAGGAGTGCTGTGAGCAACAGCTTCCGcacgatcatcgggagcta TCTGGAGGAGGCGATAGGATCGAAGTGGCGGAGCAGGGAACGGGGAATTCCCCGTAG